Genomic DNA from Dehalogenimonas lykanthroporepellens BL-DC-9:
CGGTTGGATGTTTCAAATTCCAGCCAGGCGCCCCTTGATGGAATGAGATTAGCCTGGCAAAGCGGGCGCCCCGTGGCGGTATCATCCTGAGCCTTGAAATAAACACCTGGAGAGCGCAACAGCTGACTGACCACCACTCGTTCGGTACCGCTGGTGATGAAGGTACCGTTGGCCGTCATCAACGGCAGGTCGCCGAAGAATAGCTCGAAGGGCTCCTTGATTTCGCCGGTTGCCTTGATGACCAACCGCGCCTTGATATACAGGGGGATGGAATAGTCCTTGTCCCGGTGCTGGCATTCTTCTTCCGACATGCGGGGTTCACGGAATTCATAACCCATGAATTCCAGTTCCATCCGATTGCCGTTGAAATCCCTGACAGGGGTAATCTCCTCGACCAGTGCTTTCAAGCCGTCTTCCATCAGCCAACGGAAAGACGCCAGTTGGATGTCGATGAGATTGGGGATATTGACCACTTCGGGAATTCTGGAATAGGACTTCCGGGTAACCGCCGATGATGAGGCTCCGGCAACGGGTAAAGTTGAAACCATGTCTACTCCTTAAAATAAACGATATCAGCCACGATTAAGGAAAATGACGGATTATGACCAAAGAAAAAAAGGGGCCAAAAGAGACCCTGTAATGCAACACTCGTAAGAAGGCATAATTAACAACCACTCAGTATATACCAATACAGCTACCTTGTCAATACCGCTGTCCCTCTTTATTGACGGCTTTTCCTGCCGGCAAATTGAGGTTTTCCTCCGTTCATGTTAAGATTTGATCCTGAACAACTATCGGCCCAGATCCGTTTATTCAAGGGGATGATTATCCCCTTTTTGGTTTAAATAAAATTGACACATTTACTCAAAGAATTTGAATTAGCCGGAAGGAATCAGCCGACAGCTCTGACTATCGGAGTTTTCGACGGGGTGCACCTGGGCCATCAGGCCTTGCTGACTGAAACGGTACGTCAGGCTACCCGCTCCGGTCTGACTCCCGCCGCGGTCACTTTCACCGGACACCCCCGGCTGGTACTGGGCCGTCATTCGGAACTGCCTCACCTGACTTCACTGAACCAGCGCCTGTGCCTGCTCAGGGAGTGCGGTATTAATCATGTGGCGACACTGACCTTTTCCCCTGAGTTGGCAGAATTGTCGGCTTCGGATTTCATCAGCCTTCTTCTGGAATATCTGTCCTTGCGCCATCTTATAATAGGGCCGGATTTCGCTCTTGGCCGGGACCGCGCCGGTGACGCGGATTACCTGCACCGGTTAAGCCGGGCAAAAGAGTTCGATCTGACCATTATCCCCCCGGTAATCATTGACGGCGAAAGGGTCAGTTCTACTTTGATACGCCGGGCCATGGCAGACAGCGACATGCCTCGTGTCCGCAAGTTGCTGGGCCGATGCTTTGCCCTTGAAGGCCGCGTCATCCACGGAGAAGGTCGCGGCGCCCGCCTGGACATTCCAACGGCCAACCTGGAACTGGAAGCGGATCAGGCTTTGCCGGCGGACGGGGTTTACGCCTCTCGAACAACCATCGGGAATGTCACATACGCTTCCATCACCAATATCGGTACCCGCCCGACCTTCGGTACCGGCCGGCGCACCGTAGAAACTCACATCATGAACTTCAACGGTGATCTTTACGACCGCGGTCTTGAAGTTGCTATAATAGAACAGATTCGGCCGGAGCTTAAGTTCGATTCTCCGGACGCTTTGAAGAAACAGATCCAGTCAGATATCACCCAGGCCGGACATATCCTGGCAAAGGCGGAGTGTTGAACGTGGCAGACCTTGATTTTGTACTTCGGCGAGCGGTTAGTGAAATCATTTCCGAGAAGGAATTGCGCTCACTCCTGTCTTCCGGCAAAAAGCTTCGGCTCAAGGAAGGTTTCGATCCCAGTTCCCCGGACATCCACCTCGGCCACATGGTCGGCCTTCGTAAACTCCGTCAGTTTCAAGAGATGGGCCACCAGGTCGTACTTATCGTCGGTGACTGGACTGCCCAGATCGGTGACCCTACCGGGGCTTCGGTCACCCGACCGATTCTGACGGCGGAGCAGGTCAGGGCCAACGCCGAAACCTACCTTCAGCAGTTTTTCAAGGTTGTGGACCGCGCCAGAACCGAAGTCAGATGGCAGAGCGAATGGTTCACCGGCTTTACCCTGGCCGATGTCATCAAACTGACATCACGATTCACCATCGCCCAGATGCTGGCAAGAGACGACTTCAAGAAACGTTTCGACAGCAACCGCCCCATTACCATCACCGAATTTCTGTACCCCCTGCTTCAGGCTTATGATTCCGTCATGGTCGAGGCCGATATCGAATTCGGCGGTAACGACCAGAAATTCAACCTGCTGGTCGGACGCGAACTCCAGTCCATGATTGGTCAACCGCCGCAACAGGTATTCATGACCCCCATCCTGACCGGAACCGGCGGCGGCCGCAAGATGTCTAAAAGCCTGCATAATCATATCGGGGTCGCTGAGCCGCCCGAAGTGATTTTCGGCAAGGTCATGTCCATAGGAGATGACCTTATCATGCAGTATTTTGAATTGCTGACCGACATTACCGATAATGAACTCGACACAATCGCTGAAGACCTGAAAGCGGGCCAGGTTAATCCTATGGAGTATAAAAAGCGCCTGGCGA
This window encodes:
- a CDS encoding riboflavin biosynthesis protein RibF (KEGG: det:DET0602 riboflavin biosynthesis protein RibF~TIGRFAM: riboflavin biosynthesis protein RibF~PFAM: Riboflavin kinase; FAD synthetase), with product MTHLLKEFELAGRNQPTALTIGVFDGVHLGHQALLTETVRQATRSGLTPAAVTFTGHPRLVLGRHSELPHLTSLNQRLCLLRECGINHVATLTFSPELAELSASDFISLLLEYLSLRHLIIGPDFALGRDRAGDADYLHRLSRAKEFDLTIIPPVIIDGERVSSTLIRRAMADSDMPRVRKLLGRCFALEGRVIHGEGRGARLDIPTANLELEADQALPADGVYASRTTIGNVTYASITNIGTRPTFGTGRRTVETHIMNFNGDLYDRGLEVAIIEQIRPELKFDSPDALKKQIQSDITQAGHILAKAEC
- a CDS encoding tyrosyl-tRNA synthetase (KEGG: deb:DehaBAV1_0576 tyrosyl-tRNA synthetase~TIGRFAM: tyrosyl-tRNA synthetase~PFAM: aminoacyl-tRNA synthetase class Ib), with the translated sequence MNVADLDFVLRRAVSEIISEKELRSLLSSGKKLRLKEGFDPSSPDIHLGHMVGLRKLRQFQEMGHQVVLIVGDWTAQIGDPTGASVTRPILTAEQVRANAETYLQQFFKVVDRARTEVRWQSEWFTGFTLADVIKLTSRFTIAQMLARDDFKKRFDSNRPITITEFLYPLLQAYDSVMVEADIEFGGNDQKFNLLVGRELQSMIGQPPQQVFMTPILTGTGGGRKMSKSLHNHIGVAEPPEVIFGKVMSIGDDLIMQYFELLTDITDNELDTIAEDLKAGQVNPMEYKKRLAREILLQLYPKSSADKAMAYFESVHQRHEVPDTIPEIRIDYSAFTRDGGDIDLTSILCQSGLTASRGEAKRLIAQGGVSIDGNKVTTDTLSLSSGCVVKAGKRKFARLIDYENRSAD